A genomic region of Micromonospora sp. NBC_01796 contains the following coding sequences:
- a CDS encoding DUF4291 domain-containing protein, with product MDVPARQVRALYTAETITVYQAYRAEIAEAALAAGRFVGPFKRERMTWIKPSFLWMMYRCGWAEKPGQERVLAIEITRAGFEWALAHACLSHFDRTEHTDRAEWSRQLKTSPVRVQWDPERSLRLQPLPYRSLQVGLSGEAVHHYVDDWTVTITDKTPVVREIRSLLRAGDERRATELLPDERPYPLDETAAHP from the coding sequence GTGGATGTTCCCGCTCGGCAGGTCCGGGCTTTGTACACGGCCGAGACCATCACCGTTTATCAGGCGTACCGGGCGGAGATCGCCGAGGCGGCGTTGGCAGCCGGGCGGTTCGTGGGTCCGTTCAAACGGGAGCGGATGACCTGGATCAAGCCGTCGTTCCTGTGGATGATGTACCGCTGCGGATGGGCCGAAAAGCCTGGTCAGGAGCGGGTGCTCGCGATCGAGATCACCCGTGCCGGGTTCGAGTGGGCGCTGGCGCACGCGTGCCTGAGTCACTTCGACCGGACCGAGCACACCGACCGGGCCGAATGGTCCCGACAGTTGAAGACCAGCCCGGTACGCGTCCAGTGGGATCCCGAGCGGTCGTTACGGCTGCAACCCCTGCCGTACCGCTCCCTACAGGTCGGGCTGTCCGGCGAGGCCGTCCACCACTACGTCGACGACTGGACCGTCACGATCACCGACAAGACCCCGGTCGTACGCGAGATCAGGTCGCTCCTGCGCGCCGGTGACGAACGCCGCGCGACGGAACTGCTGCCGGACGAGCGCCCGTACCCGCTGGACGAAACCGCGGCACACCCCTAG
- a CDS encoding HoxN/HupN/NixA family nickel/cobalt transporter yields the protein MTGINGLDNHLIALFDSGAVFWLALLVALGVGAAHAVAPGHGKSVTAAYLVGTRGRYRDAVRLGAIVALMHTFSVLILSLVWVGLTGAAGLGTKSVTAWLQVLAGLVVIGVGVHLTYRHLRGHGHSHDHGHGHSHSPGHSHEPVPATGPSHSHRPEPTAGLSHAHEPEPVTGHSHDHAVDGAHAATATATLTADPVTATEPGHHHHHHDAPEMTDPWSRRGLLALGLSGGLLPSPSAFLVLVSGLLTGRALDAVILVIVFGIGMAVTLTGVGVLTIRGYALLAGRARSWSPLAKVIGWVPAAAGVVVAIGGCLYLLAAITVLT from the coding sequence ATGACCGGGATCAACGGGCTGGACAACCACCTGATCGCGCTCTTCGACAGTGGGGCGGTGTTCTGGCTGGCCCTGCTGGTGGCGCTCGGCGTCGGCGCCGCGCACGCGGTGGCACCCGGACACGGCAAGAGCGTGACGGCCGCGTACCTGGTCGGCACCCGGGGACGGTATCGGGACGCGGTACGGCTCGGCGCCATCGTCGCGCTGATGCACACGTTCTCCGTACTCATTCTCTCCCTGGTCTGGGTGGGTCTGACCGGCGCCGCCGGTCTCGGCACCAAGTCGGTCACCGCCTGGCTCCAGGTCCTCGCCGGGCTCGTGGTGATCGGCGTCGGTGTCCACCTCACCTACCGCCACCTGCGCGGCCACGGCCACTCCCACGACCACGGCCACGGGCACTCGCACTCCCCCGGTCACTCGCACGAGCCGGTGCCTGCGACCGGGCCCTCGCACTCGCACCGGCCGGAGCCGACGGCCGGGCTCTCACACGCGCACGAGCCGGAGCCGGTAACCGGGCACTCGCATGACCACGCGGTCGACGGGGCGCACGCGGCGACCGCCACCGCGACGCTCACCGCCGACCCGGTCACCGCTACCGAGCCGGGGCATCATCATCACCATCACGACGCGCCCGAGATGACCGACCCGTGGTCGCGTCGCGGGCTGCTCGCTCTCGGACTCTCCGGTGGACTGCTTCCCTCACCGTCGGCGTTCCTGGTGCTGGTCAGCGGTCTGCTCACCGGACGCGCGCTGGACGCGGTGATCCTGGTGATCGTGTTCGGGATCGGCATGGCGGTCACCCTGACCGGGGTCGGCGTGCTGACCATCCGCGGGTACGCCCTGCTCGCAGGCCGAGCCCGTTCCTGGTCGCCGCTCGCGAAGGTGATCGGCTGGGTCCCCGCCGCCGCCGGAGTCGTCGTCGCCATCGGCGGCTGCCTCTACCTCCTGGCCGCCATCACCGTCCTCACCTGA